From the genome of Tenericutes bacterium MZ-XQ:
AGTCAGAAAAAGTAATAAAAAGGCTCAACATGTTTATGAAAAAATGGGATTTAAACTGTCTCATATTAGAAAAAAATATTATGAAAATGAAGACGGATTCGTTTTAGTAAAAGAGGTGAGTGTGTGAACATATTAGCAGTTGAAAGCAGTTGTGATGAAACCAGTGTTGCGGTCGTTAAAGATGGCAAAGAAGTTTTAAGTCACATTGTTTTATCACAAATTGATATTCATCAAGTTTTTGGTGGCGTTGTCCCTGAAATCGCATCTAGAAATCATGTGGTTCATATGACAAGAGTTTTTGAACAAGCAATTAAAGACTCAAAACTATCTATTGAAGATATCGATTTAGTTGCGGTTACTGAAGGACCAGGTTTAATTGGAAGTTTATTGGTTGGTATTAATGCTGCAACTGCATTTGCATTTGCACATGGCAAAAAGATTATTGGTGTTAATCATTTGATTGGTCATATATATGCATCAAATATTGAACATGAAATAAAGTTTCCAGCACTTGCATTACTTGTAAGTGGCGGGCATACAGAACTTTTGTATATCAAAGATCACATGGATATCAAAATGCTAGGTACAACTTTAGATGATGCAGTTGGTGAGGCATATGATAAAGTAGGAAGAACCTTAGGGCTTCCTTATCCTGGTGGACCAGTCATTGATACGCTTTCAAAGCTAGGAAAAGATACATATGACCTACCTAGACCGTATATGGAACAACACGGATTTAATTTTAGTTTCTCAGGATTAAAGAGTGCTGTGATTAACTTAGTGCATAACGAAACGCAAAGAGGAAATGAAATTAGAACAAATGATATGTGTGCGTCTTTTCAAGCATCTGTGATTGATGTCTTAGTTGCCAAAACCAAAAAGGCTATAGAATCTTATGATGTAAAGCAACTCATCGTAGCTGGTGGGGTTGCAGCAAATAAAGGGTTAAGGGAAGCTTTGAATAAACATATTAATCACTTAGAAATCCTTATTCCAAGTTCTGAGTACTGTACAGATAATGCCGCAATGATTGGTGTTGCTGCATACTTTAAGTTTTTAAAAGAAGGGGCACATCCGAATTATTTATTAGGTGGTGTTTCAACGATTCCTTTTGAAATGATGGAAGATTAAATGAGTTCACGATGCGTCGTGGACTTTTCTTTTTTATAAGAGGGGTCAAAAGCTCATTATGTTATAATGAGGAGGAAGAAAAGAAAAGAGGTCGCTATGAAAAAATTACTAATCACTTTATTAATTATAGTATTTCTGGTGGGTTGTGAAAATACAGATCAAACACCAACAGATCCATGCGATATTGATCCGAATGGTGAAACATGTGATCAATTACCAAACGAACCAACGATTGAAGAACAAGTTACGGAAATCCTTTTTGATATGAGTTTAGATGAAAAAATTGGACAAATGATTCAAGCTGAGCGCTCAAGTGTAACTCCAAGTGATGTTAGTACTTATTACATAGGTTCTATTTTAAGTGGGGGTGGTAGTCATCCTAATCAGTTTAATGATAGTGCTGATGTATGGTATCAAATGGTTTATGACTATCAGTATGCTGCCGTAAACAGCGGTGCCAACATTCCTTTAATTTATGGAACTGATGCAATTCACGGGCATAACAATTTATACGGTGCAACTATTTTTCCACACAACATAGGTCTTGGCGCGGCAAATGATCCTGATTTGGTTTACAATATATCAAAAGCGACTGCGCGCGAATTATTAACAACAGGAATCCCCTGGAATTTTGCACCTGCATTAAGCATCGTTCAAAACATTGGATGGGGCAGAAGTTATGAAGGTTATAGTGAAAACCCTGAAATTTTTGAATCACTTACACAAAGTGCAATTAAAGGATATGAAGAACATGGTGTAAGTGCAACAGCCAAACATTATCTTGCGGATGGAGCAACCATCAATGGTATCGATCAAGGAGATGTGAATTTAACTGAACAACAACTTAGAGATACACACCTTCTACCATACATAGAAGCTATTGAAGCTGGTGTGGATACAGTTATGATCTCGTATAGTAGTATTTTGGGTGTTAAAATGCATGAACAAAGATATTGGATTCAAGATATTTTAAAAGATGAGTTAGGATTTGAAGGGTTTGTCGTTAGTGATTGGAATGCAATTCAACAATTAAGTGGATCTTACGAAGAACAAGTTGCAAAAAGCATCAATGCAGGTATAGATATGCTTATGGAACCATATACATGGAGAGATGCAATCAACGCAATTAAATACAATGTAAATGCAAACATAATTTCCATGGATAGAATTAATGATGCAGTTTCAAGAATTATCAAGGTTAAACTTGAAAGAGGTTTATTTGATGATCCATTTATAAGAGAGGAAACGTCTGTCTTATATAGTGAAGAACATCGAAATCTAGCAAGAGAAGCTGTTAGAAAAAGTCTAGTACTACTTAAAAATGAGAATAATTCTTTACCATTAGATAAAAATGAAAACATTTATCTAACAGGTGCTGCTAGTGATCATGTAGGCTATATGTCCGGTGGATGGACAACATTTTGGCAAGGAAACATGAATGCTGATATCGGAGTAGGAACATCAATAAAGGATGCCGTGTCTCATGTTTTAGCCACAGAAGGTGGACATCTAGTCAACAATATGAATGATGCAAATACAGTTGTGGTTGTATTATCTGAAGTACCTTATTCAGAAGGTGCAGGAGATAATCAAGTATTAACGCTAACTGGTGGAAAAGCGGATGCTTCTAATGTTAACGCACTGTTTGTTGCACAACAAGCGCATGAAGAAGGTAAAAATGTTGTGGGGATTTTGGTTAGTGGAAGACCGCTTTTATTAGAAAATTACTTACAATACTTTGATAGTTTTATAGCAGCTTGGTTACCAGGCAGTGAAGGTGGACTGGGTATAGCAGATGTCATTTTCGGTGATTATGATTTTGTAGGTAAATTAGCATATACATGGCCAAAATCGATTGCGTATGTTGGATATAATAGTAACCGAAATGATTATGATGAAGACTTGGTAGAGTTTCCTTACGGATATGGATTAACCTATGCATAAAAAGACTTACTTTATTTCTTCTTGAAGTAGAGTAAGCGATACTATACTAACTTATTAGAAGGGACGATTAATGATTATATGTAATCATGTCATCAGGAGTCCCTTTTTTATTTTACTTTTTGTTTTTCACATACAAGTATACTAGTCCAGCAAGGTAAGATATAAGTAGGGGAAGAAATAACATAAGTAAATAGTCATCAAAGTTCCAGTTAGAAGTAATCTCAAAATCTAAAAATAATGAAACCATGATGAAACATAAAAAGGCAAATTGATGAAAAAAATGATAGTTTTTATAAGAGTTCATTTTTTTCATGAGTAATATGCCAATGAGTATAGGCAATGCAAAATAAATCAGAGTTGGAATAACCATGTTTTAGTCTCCTTTTGTGTTAAGTCTATCCTGAAAGATGTGATAATGCTAACAGCATTGCTGTATTAGTTATGATATAAATCGATCATTTCTTTAATGACTTGTTCTTTATTTCCTCTAGACCAATTGATAGATGTTTTATATCTTACTTCTCCACCACGAGACTTAATTACTTTTTTCATCTGTTTTAATGTTTGATTTCCACCCATCCAAGCAAATGGAAAGAAGTGAGTAATATATATATCTATGAGCTTACCTTCAAGATTTTGAACTTGATTCAAATAAGCAACCATTACTCTGCTCAATTGAAATCCATGAACGGGAGATGCAAAAACAATGTAATCATAAGCATCAAGTTCTGGAGCGTAAATCAGTTTTGGATCACTAATGTTTGGATTATCAGATTCAGCCATAATCTTCAACATATCAAAACCAATAAATCTTTTGGCAACCATTTCAGTGTTGCCTGTTTTAGAATAATATACAACTGCTTTTCTCATACAGGTATCACATCCTTATGTTTTAATGTAACTCTATCATATTTTTTCTAAATATAAAAGATGGTATAATAAATTATCATATGAAGTGTGAAGGGATAAGTATATGAATATTGGGTTTTATATTAAAAACATAGAAGAAGTTGAAAAAGCTAAACTGCTCATTTCATCTATCCAGAGACATATAAAGCATTCAAAAATCTATGCTATAACTAAAGATGAAATTCATTTAGATGGCTGCCAAATGATATATGCAGATATTTTCGAACATAACACTTTGTATTTTGTAGATAAACTACAAGCTGCCTCGATATTCGAATCACATGTTTTTGCACCTTATTTATGGATTGATATAGATACCATTTTTTTAAAACCAATGAAAGATATCTGTAAAGAGAAAGCAGCGATTTGTCTAAACCCTGTAGATATTAAAAATATAGGCATAAATGAAAATCAAAAAATGTCAGACCTATGGTTAAAAACTATAGAATATCTAGAACTTAAATCTATGAGTCATACAGTAAAAACCAAAATCTCAAAAGAATCCATTTGGCCTTATTATAATATAGGTATGGTTTACGTGAATGTCCATCGCTTTTTATTTCGGCAATCATATCAAAAAATCATCGAACTATCACAAAATGAAAACATAAACAAACTGATTTTCTCAAAACCATTAAATCAAATATTTTATCATCAATTGGTCTTCTCTGTAATCGTAGAAAAACTCTACCATCAAGAAATATCAGAACTTAGTCCATATGTGAATTACCCCCTGCATCTCATGGAAAAAGACTCACATAAACCGAACCCAAATGATTTGATATCTATTAGATATGATACATTCTTTAAGCAGCATGAAGTACCTGATTTTCTTCAAAATATTGTAAATATTAACAAAAAATCTCTATAGTGTAGAATATAAAGCAACGATATTGTGTTTTTAAGTTAAATGTAATAATATATAGACAAACAAAGAGGTGAGAGTATGAAGTTTTTATTTAAAGTCATTGTTTTACCGATATTATCGATTGTAGCCATACCATTAATTACATTAGCCATACTATATAAAAGTGTTGAAATACCCGTTGAAGATTTCACTTCAGATGGAGACACTGTTGTATTAGCTGATATGATTACAGAAGAGATGGATGCATTTTTAGAAAATAATGATAGTGAATCGGTGATTACTTTAGGGGTTGCACAAAAAGAAGCTAACCTATTGTTAAAAGAAACATTCTTATCGATGAATTCTAAATTTTTAGATGAGAACGCTACTGATGATGAAAAAAACTATGTTTTAAAAGAAGATATGTATGGATACCAAGGAACTTGGGTTAATTTTGATGAAGATATTGTAGAAATTGAATCAGGTATTCATATATTTGTTGCAAACTTCACATATAAAACAAGATTATTAATCACCTTCAAATTAGAAGCTGATACAGAAGAGATTGTTTTAACTTTAGATAAGTTAACCATAGGGAATTTACCGCTCGCTTGGGCATTTGGTGCTGCAGATTGGGCAGTTACTCAAATCACTGGAAATGATTTAGAAGAAACGATCAATGATCAATTAAATGGTGTTGCGACATTTAATCCAACAACTAGGGAAATTAGGGTTGAAGTTCAAACGCTCGTTGATTCACAGTTTCAAGATGATCCACAACAAGCGGCATTAATTAATTCACTCATGGCGTTTGTAGATGA
Proteins encoded in this window:
- a CDS encoding tRNA (adenosine(37)-N6)-threonylcarbamoyltransferase complex transferase subunit TsaD; translation: MNILAVESSCDETSVAVVKDGKEVLSHIVLSQIDIHQVFGGVVPEIASRNHVVHMTRVFEQAIKDSKLSIEDIDLVAVTEGPGLIGSLLVGINAATAFAFAHGKKIIGVNHLIGHIYASNIEHEIKFPALALLVSGGHTELLYIKDHMDIKMLGTTLDDAVGEAYDKVGRTLGLPYPGGPVIDTLSKLGKDTYDLPRPYMEQHGFNFSFSGLKSAVINLVHNETQRGNEIRTNDMCASFQASVIDVLVAKTKKAIESYDVKQLIVAGGVAANKGLREALNKHINHLEILIPSSEYCTDNAAMIGVAAYFKFLKEGAHPNYLLGGVSTIPFEMMED